Proteins encoded within one genomic window of Triticum aestivum cultivar Chinese Spring chromosome 2D, IWGSC CS RefSeq v2.1, whole genome shotgun sequence:
- the LOC123051960 gene encoding DExH-box ATP-dependent RNA helicase DExH10, translating into MEEVENSSKRKAPELSSEDNSSAAVLDEQQSLPGLTAKRPNLARSCIHEVTVPNGYDMSKDEAVHGTLSNPAFNGEMAKTYPFQLDPFQSISIACLERNESVLVSAHTSAGKTAIAEYAIAMSFRDKQRVIYTSPLKALSNQKYRELTQEFSDVGLMTGDVTLQPNATCLVMTTEILRAMLYRGSEVIKEVGWVIFDEIHYMKDRERGVVWEESIVFLPPAIKMVFLSATMSNATEFAEWICNLHKQPCHVVYTDFRPTPLQHYVFPIGGSGLYLVVDENGQFREDNFLKLQDTFAKQPSQPDGRKGGGPKASGRIAKGGNASGTSDIYRIVKMIMDRKFQPVIIFSFSRRECEHHAMSMSKLDFNTQEEKDNIEQVFRSAIFCLSEEDRGLPAIELMLPLLKRGIAVHHSGLLPLIKELVELLFQEGLVKALFATETFAMGLNMPAKTVVFTSVKKWDGDSNRYIASGEYIQMSGRAGRRGMDARGICVIMIDEKMEMSVIKDMVLGKPAPLISTFRLSYYTILNLLSRAEGQFTAEHVIRNSFHQFQYEKALPEVIQKITKLENEATLLDSSGENDLAEYHKLGLDISELEKKIMSEMIRPERALLYLVPGRLVKVRDGSTDWGWGVVVNVVKKPPASSTLPPALSAPRNNYIVDTLLHCSSSSSENGANGPRSKPCPPRQGEKGEMHVVPVPLPLLSGLSSVRISIPTDLRPPEARQNILFAVQELGKRYPQGLPKLHPITDMGIEETELVDLVHKLDGLEQKLCSHPLNKSDQSEQQLSWYQRKAELNHEIQQLKSKMRDSQLQKFRDELKNRSRVLKMLGHIDTDGVLQLKGRAACLIDTGDELLITELMFNGTFNELDHHQVASVVSCFVPCEKSSEQIRLRNELSKPMMQLSEAARKIAEVQRECKLDVNVEEYVESTCKPYLMDVIYCWSKGATFGEVIEMTDIFEGSIIRLVRRLDEFLNQLKAAAEAVGEVNLEKKFGLASESLRRGIMFANSLYL; encoded by the exons ATGGAAGAGGTGGAGAATTCCAGCAAGCGTAAAGCACCCGAGCTGAGCTCGGAGGACAATTCCTCCGCTGCCGTTCTGGACGAGCAGCAGTCGCTGCCTGGCTTGACTGCCAAGCGTCCGAACCTTGCCCGGTCGTGCATCCATGAGGTCACTGTCCCCAACGGCTACGATATGTCCAAGGATGAGGCCGTACATGGGACCCTTTCAAACCCTGCGTTTAATGGGGAGATGGCCAAGACATACCCGTTTCAGCTCGACCCCTTCCAGAGCATCTCCATCGCGTGCCTGGAGCGGAACGAATCTGTCTTGGTCTCGGCTCACACCTCTGCGGGGAAGACGGCCATCGCTGAGTACGCCATTGCAATGTCGTTCAGAGACAAGCAGAGGGTTATATACACCTCTCCGTTGAAGGCTCTGAGTAATCAGAAGTACAGGGAGCTTACTCAGGAGTTCTCTGATGTTGGATTGATGACTGGCGATGTCACGCTTCAGCCAAATGCTACTTGCCTGGTCATGACAACAGAAATCCTGAGGGCGATGCTTTATAGGGGCTCCGAGGTGATCAAGGAAGTTGGTTGGGTTATATTTGATGAGATCCACTACATGAAGGATCGTGAGAGAGGCGTTGTGTGGGAAGAGAGTATAGTTTTCCTGCCCCCTGCCATCAAGATGGTCTTTCTTTCTGCTACCATGTCAAATGCAACCGAGTTCGCTGAGTGGATATGCAATCTGCACAAGCAGCCTTGTCATGTGGTGTACACAGACTTCAGGCCAACACCGCTACAGCACTATGTGTTCCCAATAGGTGGGTCTGGTCTCTACCTTGTAGTGGATGAAAATGGTCAGTTCAGGGAGGATAATTTTCTAAAGCTGCAAGACACATTTGCAAAGCAACCTAGTCAACCAGATGGGAGGAAGGGCGGTGGGCCTAAAGCCAGTGGCCGAATCGCAAAAGGTGGAAATGCTTCTGGAACATCTGACATATACAGAATTGTCAAG ATGATTATGGACCGCAAGTTTCAACCAGTCATAATTTTCAGCTTTAGTAGAAGAGAATGTGAGCACCATGCCATGTCGATGTCAAAACTTGATTTCAACACTCAGGAAGAAAAGGATAACATCGAGCAGGTTTTCCGTAGTGCTATTTTCTGTTTAAGTGAGGAAGATAGAGGGTTACCTGCTATAGAGTTGATGTTGCCTCTTCTTAAACGAGGTATTGCAGTACACCATTCTGGACTGCTTCCATTAATTAAAGAGCTGGTGGAATTGCTCTTCCAAGAAGGTCTTGTGAAAGCTCTTTTTGCTACTGAGACG TTTGCCATGGGCCTGAACATGCCTGCAAAAACAGTTGTCTTCACATCTGTCAAGAAATGGGACGGTGATAGTAACCGCTATATTGCTTCTGGAGAATATATACAG ATGAGTGGAAGAGCTGGTCGACGTGGCATGGATGCACGTGGTATTTGTGTTATAATGATTGATGAGAAG ATGGAAATGAGTGTTATCAAGGACATGGTGTTAGGTAAACCAGCGCCTCTCATCAGTACTTTTCGACTGAGCTACTACACTATTCTGAATTTACTGAGTCGTGCGGAGGGCCAATTTACTGCTGAACATGTGATCCGGAATTCATTCCACCAGTTTCAGTATGAAAAG GCATTACCTGAAGTCATTCAGAAGATTACAAAGTTGGAAAATGAAGCTACATTGCTGGACTCTTCTGGAGAG AATGATCTTGCCGAGTATCACAAGTTAGGGCTTGATATATCTGAACTTGAAAAGAAAATCATGTCTGAGATGATTAGACCAGAGAGAGCTTTGTTATATTTGGTCCCTGGAAGGCTG GTTAAAGTCAGAGATGGCTCAACAGACTGGGGGTGGGGTGTGGTCGTAAATGTTGTGAAGAAACCTCCAGCATCTAGTACTCTCCCCCCTGCATTAAGTGCACCTCGCAATAACTATATAGTGGATACCTTGCTTCATTGTTCTTCAAGTTCAAGTGAGAATGGAGCCAATGGACCACGTTCAAAGCCATGCCCACCTCGCCAAGGGGAGAAGGGAGAAATGCATGTG GTGCCTgtaccattacctttattatctgGTCTAAGCAGCGTTAGAATCAGCATTCCAACTGATCTACGACCACCTGAAGCGAGGCAAAACATACTCTTTGCAGTTCAAGAACTAGGAAAACGTTACCCCCAAGGGCTTCCAAAGCTACATCCAATTACG GACATGGGTATTGAAGAAACTGAATTAGTTGACTTGGTTCATAAACTTGATGGCCTCGAGCAGAAATTATGTTCTCATCCACTTAATAAG TCTGATCAAAGTGAGCAGCAACtgtcatggtaccaaagaaaggCTGAACTGAACCATGAAATTCAACAACTAAAGTCAAAGATGCGGGATTCACAG CTGCAAAAATTTAGGGATGAACTAAAGAACCGGTCTCGCGTTCTGAAGATGCTTGGTCACATTGACACGGATGGTGTTCTCCAGCTAAAGGGACGTGCTGCCTGTTTAATAGACACTGGGGATGAGCTGCTTATCACTGAACTTATGTTCAACG GTACATTTAATGAACTTGATCACCATCAAGTTGCTTCTGTTGTTAGCTGCTTTGTACCGTGTGAGAAGTCAAGTGAGCAAATACGCCTGAGAAATGAACTTTCTAAGCCAATGATGCAACTCTCGGAGGCTGCCAGAAAAATAGCTGAG GTACAACGAGAATGCAAATTGGACGTAAATGTGGAGGAATACGTTGAATCAACTTGTAAACCCTATCTGATGGATGTCATATACTGCTGGTCAAAG GGCGCGACCTTTGGAGAGGTGATAGAAATGACTGACATTTTTGAAGGAAGCATCATACGGCTAGTTAGGAGGCTGGATGAATTTCTAAATCAG CTAAAAGCTGCTGCTGAAGCCGTTGGGGAGGTAAACCTTGAGAAGAAGTTTGGGTTGGCGAGCGAGAGCTTGCGCCGGGGTATCATGTTTGCCAACTCATTGTACCTGTGA
- the LOC123051959 gene encoding probable serine/threonine-protein kinase At1g01540 produces the protein MSESELSRSTVLFGLRLWVLLAIAVGAASVLLLVLLSVLCFLGSRRRRPTTPAHHLPTSAPPSKDARKVNAPEGIQEAPSHAAAAKMPLARVLQSPITPPPSVKEQRVTYPEQPPHHSHRSSGMPSSQGSTCESGDGAAPAHHAPKAAPEVSRLGWGHWYTLEELETATEMFADENVIGEGGYGIVYHGVLEDGTQVGVKNLLNNRGQAEKEFKVEVEAIGRVRHKNLVRLLGYCAEGNQRMLVYEYVDNGNLEQWLHGDVGPVSPLTWEHRMKIILGTAKGLLYLHEGLEPKVVHRDVKASNILLDKHWNAKLSDFGLAKLLGSERSYVTTRVMGTFGYVAPEYAGTGMLNETSDVYSFGILVMEIISGRVPVDYNRPPGEANLVDWLKTMVSTRNSEGVVDPKMPQKPASRAVKKALLVALRCVDPDASKRPKIGQIIHMLEVEDFPYNRDERRGGRAPTKARLPGKPTNGIDDGEIDNSGDHDQPFRWKNTVA, from the exons ATGTCGGAGTCGGAGCTGTCCCGGAGCACGGTGCTGTTCGGGCTGCGCTTGTGGGTGCTCCTCGCCATCGCCGTCGGCGCCGCCTCCGTGCTGCTCCTTGTCCTCCTCTCCGTCCTCTGCTTCCTCGGCTCACGCCGGCGCCGGCCAACCACCCCCGCCCACCACCTCCCCACGTCCGCGCCTCCGAGTAAGGATGCCAGGAAGGTCAACGCGCCCGAGGGCATCCAGGAAGccccctcccacgccgccgccgcgaAGATGCCGCTGGCGCGGGTGCTCCAGTCCCCCATAACGCCGCCGCCATCGGTCAAGGAGCAGCGCGTGACGTACCCGGAGCAGCCCCCGCACCACAGCCACCGGAGCAGCGGGATGCCGTCGTCGCAGGGCAGCACCTGCGAGAGCGGGGACGGCGCGGCCCCGGCGCACCACGCGCCGAAGGCGGCGCCGGAGGTGTCGCGCCTCGGCTGGGGCCACTGGTACACGCTCGAGGAGCTGGAGACGGCGACGGAGATGTTCGCCGACGAGAACGTGATCGGCGAGGGCGGGTACGGGATCGTGTACCACGGCGTGCTCGAGGACGGCACGCAGGTCGGTGTCAAGAACTTGCTTAACAACAG GGGGCAGGCGGAGAAAGAATTCAAGGTTGAGGTCGAAGCAATTGGGCGTGTTCGGCACAAGAACCTGGTGCGCCTTCTAGGATATTGTGCCGAGGGGAATCAAAG GATGCTTGTGTACGAGTATGTTGATAACGGCAACTTGGAACAATGGCTCCACGGGGACGTTGGACCTGTAAGCCCCCTTACATGGGAACATAGGATGAAGATCATACTAGGGACAGCAAAAGG GTTATTGTATTTGCATGAGGGGCTTGAACCAAAGGTGGTTCACCGGGACGTCAAGGCAAGCAACATCCTTCTTGATAAGCACTGGAATGCTAAGCTCTCCGATTTCGGACTTGCGAAACTCTTAGGCTCAGAGCGAAGTTACGTAACTACACGAGTTATGGGAACTTTCGG GTACGTTGCTCCAGAGTATGCGGGGACTGGGATGTTAAATGAAACAAGCGATGTATATAGTTTTGGGATCCTTGTCATGGAAATAATATCTGGTAGAGTACCAGTGGATTATAACAGGCCACCTGGAGAG GCAAATTTAGTTGATTGGCTAAAGACAATGGTGAGCACCCGAAACTCTGAGGGGGTTGTGGATCCAAAGATGCCCCAGAAGCCTGCCTCTAGAGCAGTGAAGAAAGCTTTGCTCGTGGCGTTGCGATGTGTGGACCCTGATGCTTCCAAGAGGCCAAAGATTGGACAGATCATTCACATGCTTGAAGTTGAGGATTTCCCCTACAACAGAGAT GAACGTCGAGGCGGTAGAGCTCCAACGAAGGCAAGGTTGCCCGGGAAACCGACTAACGGAATAGATGATGGCGAAATTGACAACAGTGGGGACCATGACCAACCTTTCAGATGGAAAAATACAGTGGCCTAG
- the LOC123051963 gene encoding anaphase-promoting complex subunit 13 isoform X1 has product MGDQSLSLGILIDIVDEQWMRDTLPADDIPVPPAMAVKTEDTEDPAPARIISYQTDQESQPAQGDVWRDFALENI; this is encoded by the exons ATGGGCGACCAGAGCCTGAGCCTGGGCATCCTCATCGACATCGTCGACGAGCAGTGGATGCGCGACACCCTCCCCGCCGACG ATATCCCCGTGCCGCCGGCGATGGCCGTGAAGACCGAGGACACCGAGGACCCAGCGCCCGCAA GAATTATTTCATACCAAACAGATCAGGAAAGCCAGCCAGCACAAGGGGACGTATGGAGGGATTTTGCCTTGGAGAATATCTAA
- the LOC123051963 gene encoding anaphase-promoting complex subunit 13 isoform X2: protein MGDQSLSLGILIDIVDEQWMRDTLPADDIPVPPAMAVKTEDTEDPAPANQESQPAQGDVWRDFALENI from the exons ATGGGCGACCAGAGCCTGAGCCTGGGCATCCTCATCGACATCGTCGACGAGCAGTGGATGCGCGACACCCTCCCCGCCGACG ATATCCCCGTGCCGCCGGCGATGGCCGTGAAGACCGAGGACACCGAGGACCCAGCGCCCGCAA ATCAGGAAAGCCAGCCAGCACAAGGGGACGTATGGAGGGATTTTGCCTTGGAGAATATCTAA
- the LOC123051961 gene encoding uncharacterized protein, producing the protein MSSSDQEDHDEDAPLVRDPSPSSSRHPSRASASAVGEVPVSQSLIKAASNVCFSFFVLAVLAVTVVAVTYQPPDPWLQSSAAITTSLARVLPNSSFLQPDDSLLPTGEDFPSPSAAPGAAAAAQRDAADQALTSAGGNATAGTCDPDAPLNCTDPRVLAAVKAFNAKAFFRRSIVFLSYEAPVRGPKPGQCDVAWRFRNRREKSWRRYRDYRRFELTPGDGCALDITKVGKFRSGKNAARPPRPKGPKKPRVAAPPVDAEINDTIPLVGSEAEFRRGKYLYYMRGGDHCKSMNQFIWSFLCGLGEAKFLNRTFVMDLNMCLSGAHTEDGKDVDGKDFRYYFDFEHLKESVSLVEEGNFLKDWRRWDKKKGPGRISVRKVPTYKVTPMQLKRDKSNIIWRQFDGHEPENYWYRVCEGRAAKVIQRPWYAIWKSKRLMNIVTEIAGRMDWDYDGLHVVRGWKAMNKKMYPNLDADTSPDAIVDKVTKLIKPWRNLYIATNEPFYNYFDKLRSHYHVHLLDDYKELWSNTSEWYNKTTAINNGKDVPFDAYMKVIVDTEVFYRSKAKVETFNNLTRDCKDGINTCNL; encoded by the coding sequence ATGTCCTCCTCCGACCAGGAGGACCACGACGAGGACGCCCCCCTTGTCCGCGAcccgtccccctcctcctcccgccacccctcccgcgcctccgcctccgccgtcggCGAGGTGCCCGTCTCGCAGTCGCTCATCAAGGCGGCCAGCAACGTGTGCTTCTCCTTCTTCGTGCTCGCCGTGCTCGCCGtcaccgtcgtcgccgtcacctACCAGCCGCCCGACCCCTGGCTCCAGTCCTCCGCCGCCATCACCACCTCCCTCGCCCGCGTCCTCCCCAACTCCTCCTTCCTCCAGCCCGACGACTCGCTCCTCCCCACTGGCGAGGACTTCCCCTCCCCCTCCGCTgcccccggcgccgccgccgccgcccagcgcgACGCCGCCGACCAGGCCCTCACCTCGGCGGGCGGCAACGCCACCGCGGGGACCTGCGACCCGGACGCCCCGCTCAACTGCACCgacccgcgcgtgctcgccgccgtcaagGCCTTCAACGCCAAGGCCTTCTTCCGCAGGTCCATCGTCTTCCTCAGCTACGAGGCGCCCGTGCGCGGCCCCAAGCCCGGCCAGTGCGACGTGGCCTGGCGCTTCCGGAACCGCCGCGAGAAGTCCTGGCGCCGGTACAGGGACTACCGCCGCTTCGAGCTCACCCCCGGCGACGGATGCGCGCTCGACATCACCAAGGTCGGCAAGTTCAGGTCCGGGAAGAACGCGGCTCGCCCGCCCCGCCCCAAGGGTCCCAAGAAACCGCGCGTCGCGGCGCCGCCGGTGGATGCGGAGATCAACGACACGATCCCCCTCGTCGGGTCGGAGGCAGAGTTCAGGAGAGGCAAGTACCTCTACTACATGAGAGGCGGTGACCACTGCAAGAGCATGAACCAGTTCATTTGGAGCTTCCTGTGCGGGCTCGGCGAGGCCAAGTTCCTGAACCGGACGTTCGTGATGGATTTGAACATGTGCTTGTCCGGGGCTCACACAGAGGACGGCAAGGATGTGGATGGCAAGGACTTTAGGTACTATTTTGATTTCGAGCACCTCAAGGAGTCGGTGTCTCTGGTGGAGGAAGGGAATTTCTTGAAGGATTGGCGGCGCTGGGACAAGAAGAAGGGCCCGGGCCGGATCTCGGTGCGCAAGGTGCCCACATACAAGGTGACCCCAATGCAGCTGAAGAGGGACAAGAGCAACATCATTTGGAGGCAGTTTGATGGGCATGAGCCCGAGAACTACTGGTACAGGGTCTGCGAGGGGCGAGCTGCCAAGGTCATCCAGAGGCCTTGGTATGCCATTTGGAAGTCCAAGAGGCTGATGAACATTGTAACTGAGATTGCAGGCAGGATGGATTGGGACTACGATGGTTTGCATGTGGTCCGAGGGTGGAAGGCAATGAACAAGAAGATGTATCCGAACTTGGACGCGGACACATCACCCGACGCGATCGTAGATAAGGTGACCAAGCTTATCAAGCCGTGGCGGAACCTCTACATCGCAACCAATGAGCCATTCTACAACTACTTCGACAAGCTCAGGTCACACTACCATGTGCATTTGCTTGATGATTATAAGGAGCTTTGGTCGAATACGAGCGAGTGGTACAACAAGACGACAGCAATCAATAATGGGAAGGACGTGCCGTTCGATGCGTACATGAAGGTGATTGTGGACACTGAGGTATTCTACAGATCAAAGGCAAAGGTTGAAACGTTTAACAACCTGACGAGAGATTGCAAAGATGGAATCAACACGTGCAATTTGTGA